The genomic region GCTCCACTTGCTGTATGAGTAACAGTCTCTGATATAAGGAAACAGCAGTGCTGCTTGACTAAAAACATTGTTGGGaagtgtgcgtttgtgtgaCTGTCCATCTGTCCGTACACACCCTTGTCATTAATAAAGCCCATTAAAAAGCCACTTCCTCATCATTCTTCATTAAAAGGCAGTGTCGACAGCTGTCTTAAGTCAACAGCGTAGTTGCCCAGGATACACTTTGCCTTAAGGCATTAGTGGGATAAGATTCAAATGGTCATCTACCAGCCTGACTGACCTCAGTGTGGTCAGTAAGATACTaaagacaaaacacatttcTATGTGCCATTTATGCTACAACCCTTACACAGTAGGAAAAAGAGAACAGGTTAGTCAAATCTAAATCAGAATAACTGAGTAGACTTAAATACTTCCGCTCTCCCTACATATTGACATAATATCTCATCATAAAGCACTACAAATACAGTGATTTTCTTCAGTAAAAACCtctttacagtaaataaaaggGAAGTGAAAAGAGGAtgtaaatgacagaaaaacGTTCTTGGTTGGACAGTTGCTTTCATTTCTATATATCTTCTTAGCGCTGGTATTAACTGTAACAGCAGCAAAGGttgtctcagaaaaacaaatgaacagaAGCATTTAACAAAGCTGATGATTGTCGTTTGATCTAAACTGTTTTTGACTGTTGGTGCATTTTTTGTTAACCATTTAAGTCCTTTTGAACTTCTGCAGCAGAGATATTTTTGTAGACTTAAAAACTGAGCACAGATACCTCCGGCTGCTTATTGAGGCGGTCTACTGGAAAAGTATTCAAATATGATGGACTGcaacatatcaatcaatcaaaaacttgacaaatcaacaacaaattAAGCTGCTTCTGCTGAAAAATCCATTGGACCTTAATACAGGTTAGTGCACGCATTTATACTCCTATACTACTGAATAGtggatttttagtttttttttgacttaactttatttaaaaaaatattttacaaccaTGGCCGGTTTAGATTCAAATGATCAGAATAATTAGATCGCTCaagtcaacacacacagacagaagcaaCACATAGCATAAACACAACTTCAGAaagataataattaaaactatgCATTTAACTCAAATGCATTTGTTAAATTCAGTATTTCAAATCTGACTATGGATTTCAAGAAATTGCTATCTGTATTTAAATTTGATAATCTATGCCAAACACATGGCTGATGAAAGGTAATTATAAATGGTCAAACATGTATAATTGGATGTTGTTTTagcattgtttatttttgcacgcattccattttatatattatattgagtATTTGTTCATTAATCATAAACctttaataaattatttgtaAACTGTCAAACATTATTTGGATGATATAAAGTTGCAACTGCCGATTTTATTATGTTGTTAATGGTTAATACATACTTTACAAACATTGTTTGGATAGCTATTATCAGTGcacaaataatcaaataatctTTTTATGTAGATTtccaaaagaaaactaaaaggAGCCAAATGATTATAAATTGATACTATACAAACGACTTCTTAATCATTCATGAATTACAACTTTATAATGGCCATCCAAATCATTTTTATAGATGTCTACAAAGCTATGATCAACCATTgacaaaattgacaaaatatctatataaatctataaactaaatattttatattacactaaactaatgttaaaataagggctgctcgattatgggaAAAATCATagtcacgattattttggtcaatattgaaatcacaattatttaaaacGATTACttattgacttttggaaagatgttaagaaaaaagttaaacagTTAAACCCATCAACAATGAAACACCTTAAGAAGTGAAactcccctaatactgttcctGTTTGaacagttgttttgttttgaacacaagacaaaatagtaatttacttgcaaaacaattgtttttctcaattCCTCTGTTTTTATGACCGTTAGGAGCTGAAAAACACaggacaaaataataataataactaaatgACAAATATCATTACTGATAATTGGTTAACATAATCAATCATCATTTCAGTGTTTGTTAACTGTAAAATAACTATCAGCTAAAGTTTATTTAACTATGAATTTACCATTCATGAATGATGGTTATCATCTACCTGTTTTGACCAAGTGGAGCACACTGCCGGtcaaaaaggggaaaaacaaacaatcaaatCCCATCTTTATGAAAGTTCTAACGTTCGGTATTGTTGaaactgttttaattttaattttaatctgtttattgatccccaatggggaaattacaatttaagaGAGGTTAACACCAACTATTTTGTCAATTACTATTTGTTCTaattattttgtccaccccaTTTGTATCTATGTGGAAAGGGCAAATGACAGAAACATCTCCCTGTGTAATGCAATACAgttcaacagcaccacaaactaGACCCTTCATGAGATTTATTGCAGAACGGTTTTACTAGACTAAAGAAGTTCTGGCCATGTGTATCTAATAAACTGGAAAGTCAGTATATGTATCAAAACTAAAGTAGTTTGTATTTCCTTACTTTTATTCAGGCAAACAATGAGGCCTGTAACTGCAGCCCTCTGGGTGGCAGCCATGTTGATGGGACTCAAGTTAAGTGGTTCGTCCCCTGACAGCATCGTAGATCGCTCATCCAAAAACCTCTCCTTTGTCCCGAGAGACCTGCCACCGACGGCTGAGTCTGTAGACCTCTCATGCAACCACATTCAGAAACTTCACCGAGGAGACTTCAAAAACACCTCCCTCCTGAGGTTCCTCAACATTTCGTGGAATAGTTTGGATGACATCGACCCAGGGACGTTCCTTGACACGCCGCTCCTGGAGGATCTAGACTTGTCACACAACAGACTAAGGAACCTGTCGGCTCAGCGGTACCTGCTCCACACAGAGAACCTTCTGGTGCTAAATTTGGCCTGTAACAGGTTTCTTACCATGACACTGGGGAGGGAGTTCAGTTCCCTGGTAAAACTTGAGAGATTAGCACTTGGAGCTCAAAACATCAGTGCGGGTGATTTCAAGAATATTGCTGAAATGAAACTGCATACACTGACCCTTTCTCTGGAGAATGAGCTGAGTTATACAGCAGGCAGTCTGAAGGATGTTCATGCTCAAAGGCTCCAGATAGCCTCCACTAATGATCAAATAATGGACCATTATGTGGTTGATGATGCTCTGTCACTCTTTAAAGAAGTGGAGTTGATGGATTTGACTGGTGGCTACAATGCCCTGAGCGAGCAGTTGACCGAGAGATCAGAAATCCTCACATCTCATCTTTATCTCACCAACATATCAATCAACTGGAAAGACTTGACACACTATGTAAATGTGGTTCTGCTTACATCAATCACCCATCTGAGCGCCTCTGATGTGGCCATCTACAATTTGCCTTATATAGACACTAAAGTGACCAAGACATCTGAAATGAAGTCATTCGAAGCCAGAAGGGCAGTGGTgaagtctttctttttttcacaagaGGCTGTATACAACTTTTTTATCAATATGCCGGTAAAGAGTTTAGCAATCACTGAGACTTCAATCATACACATGACATGCCCAAAGTCGCAGAGTCCTATCGTCCTGCTGGACTTCTCCTATTGTGCTCTATCTGACTCCATCTTCTCCAGAATGGAGGGTCAACAAACTGTTGAATGTGAGAATCTGGAGAATGTGAGAAAATTGACTCTGGTTGGCAACAATTTTAAGAAACTTCTGGTGCTGAGCAAACGTGTGCAACACATGAAGTCCTTGCAACATCTGGACCTCAGCCTCAACTCCCTGGTTTATGATGGCGTGGGAGAATGCCTCTGGCCACCAAACATCACCAACATGACTCTGTCTTCTAATGGTCTAACAGACTCCGTTTTTAAATGTCTACCAAAAGGAACAGAAACACTGGACCTCCAGAACAACCAGGTTTCTGTGATACCACCATCCATCTTTAAACTGGATAACCTATCATCTCTGAATCTAAATGCTAACAGACTACGGGACCTGCCAGTATGTAACGGTTTCCCCATACTGACTGCGCTCCTACTCAAGTCAAATTCCCTCCATGCACCGTCTGTGAACAAGCTGGAAAGCTGCCCCAAGCTAAAAACCCTGGATGTCAGTTACAACCCCTTCACCTGCACCTGTGCACTGAGCAGTTTCATAGGTCTTGGCATCAggtctgaaaagacaaaaagtcaCACAGAAATTAAATTGTTAAGTTGGCCATTGGACTATTACTGCACCTACCCAGAGGCCGTTAGAGACACCACCTTGAAAGACATCTCAATCCCAGAGGTCTCCTGTAATGTCTTCCTGCTGGCGGCCGCCATCTTGTGCCCAGCAGTGGTAATGATTATCGCAGTTGTGACCCTGTGCCATTGTTTAGATGTTCCCTGGTATATTCGCATGATCTGGCAGTGGACCAGAGCCAAACGCCGCGCTAGAATGCGTCATGTTCGACCTGAAGATCTGGTGGGTGTTGAGTTTCATGCTTTTGTGTCTTACAGCCAGCATGACGCAGACTGGGTGAAAAATTACCTCCTCCCCAACCTTGAAGGCTATACAGGAGGGCTCCGAATCTGTCATCATGAGAAAAACTTTGTGGCAGGAAAAACAATTATTGAGAACATCATTGGCTGTGTGGAGAAAAGCCGACGCTCCGTGTTTGTTCTCTCGGCTCACTTCGTCAAGAGCGAGTGGTGCCATTATGAGCTGTACTTTGCCAGCCACCAACGCCTTGCTTGGGGCTCAGATAGCGTTGTGCTGGTACTGCTCGAGCCTCTGCCTCAATACCTgatcccatccaagtactaccAGCTGAAGTCCATGATGGGCCGACACACATACTTGGAGTGGCCTCAGGACAGGGCCAAGCACAGGCTGTTCTGGGCTAATCTCAGAGCTGCCCTACAGACAGACCTGCCAGATGCACCGGTTACAGAACTAGAGGAGTGActgaagaggaaaaggaagtggGAAGGGGACAGTATTCTTTCTTAAacacagtggttcccaaactggGGGAGGAGTGCCGCATGGCTAAACGTAAATATATGATGCATGGTACAGCTGCACTGCTagcaaagcaggggggggggactttaacacacacacacacacacacacacacacacacacacacacacacagtttgtgaACCACTGCTTTAACACATGAGCATACTTTCTTTAGCTAATTTTCAGTTTTGTACTATGAACTGACTTATTGTAAGCTTGTAAGATATGACTCATATGGCAActtctttaaacattttaaagggcATTTAATTGAAACATTTATATAAACTAACACTTCAAGTttgtaacaaaaaataaacgTTACCCAGCAATATCAAAATGCACTTAATTCTTTTGTCAATATTGGCTCCCACAAAATGTCACAATATGATTAAACCACTTAAAATGTGGCTGAGCACATGTTGAGGAGAAAACTACACACATACTAAGAAAAATGCATGAGCGCTGTATATTCAGAAAAACAGTATTCTCTCCAACTCTCTGAAAAGAGAGGCAAGGAGGGGTATTGTTTTTGGAAGTGTTCAGAGATAGATGATACAGACAAGAGAGCTAGACGTGTGTCCTGTGTTGGAAGTCAGTCCATCTGCATTAAAACGGTGCCTGGAATATCAACTACGAAAAGGTTCAAAGGTCAGAGGCCACGTGTCAAGGAAGAGACTGGATGATCATgattttctcattaatgcagAAACGGTGAAGCACACTGAACAGGTTCTCTCCACAACGGGACACCTGCCTCTCCATGGCCAGACGGAAATCTTCCTTCACACCTTTGGTGATTCCACGAGTCACTGTGTGGTGTCTAAAAAACACAAGGATAACAGAAATGAACACAAACCTACATAGGGCCAGAGAGGTATTATTATGAGATGATTTGAGACTGAGATCTATGCAGTAAAGACAAAATCATGGAAACAGCATTTAACTTTTCCCTCACATACATAAATCAGCCAGTCAAAATTGCATAACCAAAGTGTCATcatcataaataaaaacacagaaaacatgtTCACAAATGAAATGAGTTCAAGTGTTATGAAAAGGCAAAAAACCAAATTGACTGCACAAGAAGACCAACATCATCCTTAAACAACAACAGCGATGACCACAGAAAGACGAGCAATGgctcaaataaacaaacatcgACAGGAAATCAAACTAACACTTGATGTAAAATGACAGGCCCAAATTTAAAACAGGGGGAATGACAAGCCTTGAAGTTGTGAATGAAGGGTGACTGGTTTGGGGGAGGGACCTGGGGTACCTGTCCATGGTCTGCACCCCTTGGAGCAGAAGGGTATTTAACTCCACCCCCAGGACGGGACTGGGGTTCCTAA from Etheostoma spectabile isolate EspeVRDwgs_2016 chromosome 10, UIUC_Espe_1.0, whole genome shotgun sequence harbors:
- the tlr1 gene encoding toll-like receptor 1, giving the protein MRPVTAALWVAAMLMGLKLSGSSPDSIVDRSSKNLSFVPRDLPPTAESVDLSCNHIQKLHRGDFKNTSLLRFLNISWNSLDDIDPGTFLDTPLLEDLDLSHNRLRNLSAQRYLLHTENLLVLNLACNRFLTMTLGREFSSLVKLERLALGAQNISAGDFKNIAEMKLHTLTLSLENELSYTAGSLKDVHAQRLQIASTNDQIMDHYVVDDALSLFKEVELMDLTGGYNALSEQLTERSEILTSHLYLTNISINWKDLTHYVNVVLLTSITHLSASDVAIYNLPYIDTKVTKTSEMKSFEARRAVVKSFFFSQEAVYNFFINMPVKSLAITETSIIHMTCPKSQSPIVLLDFSYCALSDSIFSRMEGQQTVECENLENVRKLTLVGNNFKKLLVLSKRVQHMKSLQHLDLSLNSLVYDGVGECLWPPNITNMTLSSNGLTDSVFKCLPKGTETLDLQNNQVSVIPPSIFKLDNLSSLNLNANRLRDLPVCNGFPILTALLLKSNSLHAPSVNKLESCPKLKTLDVSYNPFTCTCALSSFIGLGIRSEKTKSHTEIKLLSWPLDYYCTYPEAVRDTTLKDISIPEVSCNVFLLAAAILCPAVVMIIAVVTLCHCLDVPWYIRMIWQWTRAKRRARMRHVRPEDLVGVEFHAFVSYSQHDADWVKNYLLPNLEGYTGGLRICHHEKNFVAGKTIIENIIGCVEKSRRSVFVLSAHFVKSEWCHYELYFASHQRLAWGSDSVVLVLLEPLPQYLIPSKYYQLKSMMGRHTYLEWPQDRAKHRLFWANLRAALQTDLPDAPVTELEE